ATACCCGACATGCCACATACAGTGCGCTGCTCGATAAGCTGACGCTGGCGGCAGACCATAAAGAGAACCTGCTTGGCAGAGGGTTGATGGAGGATGACATTATTCGGCTTGGATACAGGACAACACCTGTGGTCGGTATGACAGCGATTGCCGGCAAACTTCAGTCCGAAGGGATGTACTTAGCTGGGGTTCCTGGTTTTTACAGGAATGAAAGCGGTACATGGACTTTCATTCATGAAGAACGCGGTATCTTAATTCCAATGAGAGATCGGAAAGGAAGAATTCAGGGGCTTCAGATACGCAGAGATAAGGTGAAAAAGAGAAAATTTCGATGGGTATCCAGTACAGAGCGGCCGGATGGTTGCCCTGCAGAAGGATGGACACATCTTGCAGGCCCGGTTAGGCCTATGCTGGTGCTGACAGAAGGTCCTATGAAAGCTGACGTGATTCATGCACTGACTGGTCTAACAGTGCTGGCGGTTCCTGGTGTTAATTCTCTGACACAGCTTGAAACAACCCTTAGCGATTTACGTGCAGAAGGGGTTGCAGAGATTAAGACTGCTTTTGATATGGATTTTGCGACCAATTACCATGTACAAAACGGTTACAACAATCTTCTCAGTCTTCTTGGCAATATGGGATTTCAGTTCGGTACGTACCTGTGGGATCCACGCTATAAGGGACTGGATGATTATATCTGGGAATATTGTTTTCAAAAGAAGCATTAAAACTGGGGTGGAGCAAAAATGCTTCACCCTTTTTCGTGCGTTTTTTCAATCGAATGCGTATAAAAGTTGTAAATACGCATGGCGAATCGTGTAATGATAAATATAAGAATAATTTTTGCAGGAGGTATACATATGTTAATCGCAATCGACCACGGCAACTACGCTGTAAAGACCACAAACCATTCCTTTATTTCCGGGCTTTCTGAGCACACGGTGAAGCCGCCCATGACAGATGAGATTGTGGAGTATGGAGGAAAATATTGGACCTTGAGCGGACGCCGTCTGAGTTATATGAGGGATAAAACCCAGGATGACCGATATTTCATCTTGACATTATTTGCAATCGCCAAAGAACTGGAGAACAGAGGCAATTATACGCCGGTCGAACAGATTCAGCTGGCTGTTGGACTACCACCTGAGCATTTTGGCGCTTTAAAAGACAGATTCGCCAATTATTTCAAAAGAGACGGAATTATCAAATTTGTTTATGGTGACAGGCCATACAGCATTAAGATAGACCGTGTTATGGTGTTCCCGCAGGCATATGCCGCTGTTATTCCCCAGAGCAGTCTGGTGGTTCATACGGTTCGTATGTTTATCGTTGATATTGGTGGTTATACCACCGATGTGCTGCTCTTGAAGAATGGAAAACCAGATTTGCAGTTTTGCCGGAGCCTGGAAACTGGTATTATTACTATGAACAATGAAATCATACGAAAGGTTGGTGCGCTTCATGATATGCGTATCGAAGATGAGCATATTAGTGCAGTGCTTCAGTGCGAGAATACCATTCTGCCGGAGGATGTCAAGGAGACAATTCGTGAAGCGACGAAGTTACATGCACAGGATATTCTGAACCAGCTTAGAGAATTGCAAGTGGATTTGCGTTCTAATCCGGCAGTTTTTATCGGAGGGGGAAGTATTCTTTTAAGGCCTTTCCTGATAAATTCGCCTCTGGTAGCAAAGGCGGATTTTGTGGAATCTCCGAATGCAAATGCTCTGGGATATGAAATGTTGGGCAGGAAAACGCTTTCTCTTCGTCCACTTGGATAAGGGACGGAGGGACAATATAATGAAAAAGGATGGAAAATACCGCTTCTCGCTTCAATTTAGCGCAGATTCAGAGGAACAGGTAAGGGCTGGAGAGTTGCTTGAAAGGCTGGGAAACAGGAAAAGTGCGGTTGTTGTTGCAGCCTTGAATGATTATCTTGATTCTAACCCGAATTTACAGGATGCACATTGTAAAATAGAAGTCAAACTAACACCTGGCTATAATCGAGATGGAATTGAGGAAATCATACGGCGCATTGTTGAGGAAAGACTTGCAGCGGTTCGCCGTGACGAACCCCAGATGGCTTTTTCAGAGGAGAGTAAGACAGATACTCTGGAGGCAGACATTGCACAGATGTTGGACAACCTGGATATGTTTTCATAGACCGACAGTGCATATAATAGGTTCAACGATGGCTTTTTAACGCTTGAAAATTAAAAAAGTCCATGTAAATGAGTTGATATTCCACTTATAGTGCGTATATTGGAATATCAAGTTCTTCAATTCCATTGTCAGATTAT
The Ruminococcus gauvreauii genome window above contains:
- a CDS encoding DUF3854 domain-containing protein produces the protein MEIFHMSDVVSLLGIPMPPSGRSSYYVQCPCCDENPRKKHLNINLKKEVYRCPRCGISGGIFDLYSLYTGVPRDKVRKALVEKLGMPDNRPKPQKRIQPQAKPECPITDVDTRHATYSALLDKLTLAADHKENLLGRGLMEDDIIRLGYRTTPVVGMTAIAGKLQSEGMYLAGVPGFYRNESGTWTFIHEERGILIPMRDRKGRIQGLQIRRDKVKKRKFRWVSSTERPDGCPAEGWTHLAGPVRPMLVLTEGPMKADVIHALTGLTVLAVPGVNSLTQLETTLSDLRAEGVAEIKTAFDMDFATNYHVQNGYNNLLSLLGNMGFQFGTYLWDPRYKGLDDYIWEYCFQKKH
- a CDS encoding ParM/StbA family protein produces the protein MLIAIDHGNYAVKTTNHSFISGLSEHTVKPPMTDEIVEYGGKYWTLSGRRLSYMRDKTQDDRYFILTLFAIAKELENRGNYTPVEQIQLAVGLPPEHFGALKDRFANYFKRDGIIKFVYGDRPYSIKIDRVMVFPQAYAAVIPQSSLVVHTVRMFIVDIGGYTTDVLLLKNGKPDLQFCRSLETGIITMNNEIIRKVGALHDMRIEDEHISAVLQCENTILPEDVKETIREATKLHAQDILNQLRELQVDLRSNPAVFIGGGSILLRPFLINSPLVAKADFVESPNANALGYEMLGRKTLSLRPLG